The Streptomyces sp. NBC_00569 genomic sequence TTCGTCCAGTCGTCGCGCGGCGAGGGCTTCCCCCTCGCGCTGATGGAGGCCATGGCGAGCGCCGTGCCGTGCGCCGCGTTCGACTGCGCGCCCGGCGTGCGGGAGATCGTGCGCGACGGCGAGGACGGGCTCCTCGCACCTCCCGGCGACACCGGGGCGCTCGCCCACCGTCTCCTGCGCCTCACCGGTAACCCGCGGCTGCGGGACGCCATGGGGGAGCGGGCCCGGGTCAATGTGCAGCGGTTCTCCGAGGAACGCGTCCTGGAACGCTGGGAGGAGCTGTTCGCCCTGCTGGAGCGGTGAGGCCCGGGCCCGCGCCCTCGGGGCTCAGGAGCGGGGGCCGACCGGCTCACCCGTGGGCGCCCGGCGCGGCCCGGTGACCGACACCTGGGGCAGGGACCGCGGTTCCTCGCCGAGCACGACGTGCCGCACGACCCGCTCGGCCGCCCGCCCGTCGTCGTACGGGCAGAACCGCTTGCGGAACGCGGCCCGCAGCTGTGCCGAGCGAGAGCCGCGCCAGTGCCCGGTCGCGAAGATGTCGATCAGCTCGTCCTCGCTGCGGGCGACGGCGCCGGGCGGGGACGCGCGCAGGTCGAAGTACGTGCCCCGCGACGCCTCGTACGCCTCCCAGTCGTCGGCGTGGATCACGATGGGCCGGTCGAGGTTCGCGTAGTCGAACATCAGGGACGAATAGTCGGTGACGAGGGCGTCCGACGCCAGACAGAGCGACTCGACGCTCGCGTGGCCGGAGACGTCGATGAGGCGCCCGGCGCTCTGCGCGAGAGGCGCCGGGTGAAGCGGGTGGGCGCGGGTCAGGACGACGAAGTCCGTGCCGAGCCGGCGCAGCACCCGCTCCAGGTCGAGGGCGCAGGACTGGGTGCGGCGGTAGTCGCGGTGGGTCGGCGCGTACAGGATCGCCGTGGCGCCCTGGGGGATGCCGAGGCTCTCGCGGACGCGGGCCACGTCCCGCGGCGTCGCCCGGTGGAACGCGTCGTTGCGCGGATACCCGTACTCCAGCGTCGTGTACGCGGACGGGTAGGCGCGCTCCCACACGAGGGTGGAGTGCCGGTTGGCGGACAGGACGTAGTCCCAGGTGTCGACGGAGCGCAGGAGCCGGCCGAAGTCCTGGCCGCGGGCCGCCGCCGGACGGTCCTGGAGGTCGAGGCCCATCTTCTTCAGGGGTGTGCCGTGCTGGGTCTGGATCACGACCTGGCCGGCGCGCTTGACCAGCCTGTGGTCGAAGTCGACGTTGTTGACCAGGTACTTGGAACGGGCCAGCGCCGTCCAGTAGGCGGCAGTCCCGGGACGCAGGGCGCGGGTGTTGGACGGCAGGGTGTGGTGATGCTCGGGCTCGGCGATCCACGCGGTGGCGACGTGCGGCGCGTACGTGCGGAACGCGGTTTCCAGGGCGCCCGGGTTGCAGCCGTGGCCGCGCCCCCAGTAGCTGGAGAACACGGCACGGTCCGCACGCACGGGAAGGCACAGCTGGACGCGGTAGTGCGCCTGGAGGGCGGCCGCCCGGGCCGCTTGCCGCAGCCGGCCCGCGAGCCCCCGGGCCCGTCGCACACAGCGCATCGCCGCGGCCAGCGACCGGT encodes the following:
- a CDS encoding bifunctional glycosyltransferase/CDP-glycerol:glycerophosphate glycerophosphotransferase, which gives rise to MPRFSVIVPVYKVQAYLHACLESVLEQSCSDLEVIAVDDCSPDASGAIADEFAARDERVRTVRLRENVGLGRARNAGLEHATGDYVLFLDSDDTLTPGALQAITERIEETGGPDVLVYDYARTYWTGEAVRNQYADRLTQDGPAPFALADRPEILQLLMVAWNKAYRRAFVEERGLFFPPGYYEDTPWTYPVLMSARTIATLDRVCVHYRQRRRGNILGTTSREHFDVFDQYDRVFAFLDAHPELADAWRPLLFRRMVEHFATVFTHPDRLPRGSRPDFLRRARAHYRRYRVPGAPVAARDRLRHGLVRLGSHRTYRSLAAAMRCVRRARGLAGRLRQAARAAALQAHYRVQLCLPVRADRAVFSSYWGRGHGCNPGALETAFRTYAPHVATAWIAEPEHHHTLPSNTRALRPGTAAYWTALARSKYLVNNVDFDHRLVKRAGQVVIQTQHGTPLKKMGLDLQDRPAAARGQDFGRLLRSVDTWDYVLSANRHSTLVWERAYPSAYTTLEYGYPRNDAFHRATPRDVARVRESLGIPQGATAILYAPTHRDYRRTQSCALDLERVLRRLGTDFVVLTRAHPLHPAPLAQSAGRLIDVSGHASVESLCLASDALVTDYSSLMFDYANLDRPIVIHADDWEAYEASRGTYFDLRASPPGAVARSEDELIDIFATGHWRGSRSAQLRAAFRKRFCPYDDGRAAERVVRHVVLGEEPRSLPQVSVTGPRRAPTGEPVGPRS